A single window of Leptospira semungkisensis DNA harbors:
- a CDS encoding DUF2779 domain-containing protein, translating to MDSVQKFLRTSVRRLSFLFPEHFRRKLLFEVFAPYREKELPFLGKSAFQTGQHCELQLWKSVKDPSSDPDFSNQYISPKQKSLLREIANRLYPEAKHAGYKNSITREMLSKGLPVRGACIRTDFFDVRADFILPNEGGWEILIVKASSSAKRSHVSELSFIRMVLEEAGFKIVKTGYFIINSGYYFVEGEVDPNRLFHHKDCSVETEASLGQTKEKAYRLLEILEKEKLPSRSSVKHCDHPRNCSFPNACYADDPPGDLFTLREGKEITYQLWNQGIRNLSEAEINKDFTGRQKIQIEAVRSGKEYLNSEALNAFLNKLRFPLYFLDFETINPPVPVYSRTNPFQHVPFLYSLHVLQENLIEEPKEYHYLDENVKDPRLGILESLSSQIQPGGTVIAFNDNFEKRCLKEASDAFPEYKKWYQSIEPDFIDLAKPFWDYDYYHPDQKGTTSLKTVLPVLTGADYKDLSIHAGHTANAEFLRIKTEPVNPEERSKVEADLIAYCKMDTFALILILRKLAEKLDWHPK from the coding sequence ATGGATTCGGTTCAAAAATTCTTAAGAACCTCCGTCCGGCGGTTGTCTTTCCTCTTTCCGGAACATTTCCGTAGAAAACTTCTATTCGAAGTATTCGCTCCCTATCGGGAAAAAGAACTCCCCTTCTTAGGCAAGTCCGCATTCCAAACTGGACAACATTGCGAATTGCAATTATGGAAATCAGTAAAGGACCCTTCTTCCGATCCTGATTTCAGTAATCAGTATATTTCCCCTAAGCAAAAATCCTTATTGAGAGAGATTGCAAACCGACTCTATCCGGAAGCGAAGCATGCAGGTTATAAAAATTCGATTACGCGAGAAATGCTTTCTAAAGGACTTCCTGTTAGAGGAGCTTGCATTCGAACAGATTTCTTTGATGTTCGAGCCGACTTCATATTACCGAATGAAGGCGGTTGGGAAATACTGATCGTAAAGGCTTCTTCTTCTGCTAAGAGATCTCATGTTTCAGAACTTTCCTTCATTCGAATGGTCTTAGAAGAAGCAGGATTTAAGATCGTTAAGACCGGATATTTTATCATTAACTCCGGTTATTATTTCGTAGAAGGCGAAGTAGATCCGAATCGCTTGTTTCATCATAAGGATTGCAGTGTTGAAACCGAAGCCTCCTTAGGACAAACGAAAGAAAAAGCATACAGACTACTGGAAATATTAGAAAAAGAGAAACTTCCTTCCAGATCTTCCGTAAAACATTGTGATCATCCTAGAAATTGTTCCTTTCCGAATGCATGCTATGCGGACGATCCACCGGGAGATCTATTTACTCTAAGGGAAGGAAAAGAGATCACATATCAACTTTGGAACCAAGGAATTCGCAATCTCTCCGAAGCTGAGATTAATAAGGATTTCACCGGAAGGCAAAAGATCCAAATAGAAGCTGTGAGGAGTGGCAAAGAATACTTAAACTCGGAAGCGTTAAACGCTTTCCTGAATAAATTAAGATTTCCTTTATACTTTCTAGACTTCGAAACGATCAATCCTCCGGTCCCAGTATACTCAAGAACCAATCCGTTCCAACACGTTCCCTTCTTATATTCCCTACATGTTCTTCAAGAAAATCTAATAGAAGAACCGAAAGAATATCATTATTTGGATGAAAATGTAAAAGATCCTAGGCTTGGAATATTAGAATCTTTATCTTCTCAGATCCAGCCAGGCGGGACCGTCATTGCGTTTAACGATAATTTCGAAAAGAGATGTCTGAAAGAAGCCTCCGATGCATTTCCGGAGTATAAGAAATGGTATCAATCCATTGAACCAGATTTTATAGATCTAGCGAAACCCTTCTGGGACTACGATTATTATCATCCCGATCAAAAAGGAACGACCTCTTTAAAGACGGTCTTACCGGTTTTGACAGGAGCAGATTATAAGGATCTATCCATTCATGCGGGACATACTGCAAACGCTGAGTTCCTAAGAATTAAGACCGAGCCCGTAAACCCAGAAGAAAGAAGCAAGGTCGAAGCGGATCTGATTGCCTATTGTAAGATGGATACATTCGCTTTGATTTTAATCTTAAGAAAGCTTGCAGAGAAGCTAGATTGGCATCCGAAATAA
- a CDS encoding ABC transporter ATP-binding protein has protein sequence MIKVRNLSKFYGKKLAIDRLNFELKEGEIVGLLGLNGAGKTTTIRILTGYLMATDGLCELNGLNTFEHPLEVKKKIGYLPETPPLYAELTVGEYLTFAARIKQVAEEDLGTELDRVLGLTDLVSVKDKVIETLSLGFRKRVGIAQAILGNPEIIIMDEPISGLDPKQIVEIRNLIGSLREHHTILLSSHILPEVFKTCNRFLFLHKGRIVYQCDRQELEKEMENLSGLEVTLSGKSKSETETYLNGIASRSGATLKFVSEDAVGSTFLVNTSSERKFKEELYSGISSSGILPEFIRKQDVTLEQIFMNKV, from the coding sequence ATGATAAAAGTAAGGAACCTTTCCAAATTCTACGGAAAGAAATTAGCAATTGATCGACTCAATTTCGAACTCAAAGAGGGAGAGATTGTAGGACTTCTCGGATTAAACGGCGCCGGAAAGACAACAACGATCCGAATACTTACCGGTTACTTGATGGCCACTGACGGGTTATGCGAGTTAAACGGATTAAATACCTTTGAACATCCTTTGGAAGTTAAAAAGAAGATCGGTTATTTACCGGAGACTCCTCCTCTTTATGCGGAACTTACCGTGGGAGAGTATCTGACCTTCGCGGCAAGGATCAAACAAGTTGCCGAAGAGGATTTGGGTACCGAATTGGATCGAGTTCTCGGACTGACAGATCTGGTCTCCGTAAAGGATAAAGTGATCGAGACACTTTCACTCGGGTTCCGAAAAAGAGTGGGAATCGCTCAGGCTATATTAGGAAATCCTGAAATTATTATCATGGATGAACCGATCTCTGGGTTAGATCCGAAGCAGATCGTGGAGATCCGAAATCTGATCGGAAGTCTGAGGGAGCATCATACGATCCTTCTCTCCAGCCATATCCTTCCTGAGGTTTTTAAAACCTGTAATCGTTTCCTCTTTCTTCATAAGGGAAGGATCGTATACCAATGTGATCGTCAAGAACTGGAAAAGGAAATGGAAAATCTTTCCGGGTTAGAAGTTACACTTTCCGGAAAGTCCAAATCGGAAACGGAAACGTATCTAAACGGGATTGCTAGTAGATCCGGAGCGACTCTTAAGTTCGTTAGCGAGGATGCGGTTGGTTCTACCTTCTTAGTAAACACTTCTTCCGAAAGAAAGTTTAAGGAAGAATTATATTCCGGGATTTCTTCTTCCGGAATCTTGCCTGAGTTCATCCGTAAGCAGGATGTGACCTTAGAACAAATATTCATGAACAAGGTTTAA
- a CDS encoding MFS transporter, whose protein sequence is MKKFREFLAVGHFPSLLSSFLYFDFSFMVWMLLAALSVFITEEFGLGPAQKGMLVSIPLLGGTLLRIPMGLLSDRFGSRIVGLCGMAVTMVTLVLGWQFANTLPLVLLIGLLLGSAGASFAVALPLASRWYPKEYQGLVMGIAGAGNSGSVLATLFAPDLARSFGWHFVFALALIPMSFAFVFFLTFAKDCPGTTSKKPLLQYLAPIRSRDALLFCLLYSVTFGGFVGLTSFLPIFFHDQYYVDKVTTGLYTSYCIFGASLVRPVGGYLADQFGGVPILLFVFGGVATCLLAISWLPGIVFILPIFIILMVFLGIGNGSVFQLVPMRFRKEIGIITGFIGAFGGLGGFLVPNLLGGMKAVSGSFSFGFVVLAIVVTIAALLLFVMNTFVWEKAEDSRLLELESA, encoded by the coding sequence ATGAAAAAATTTCGCGAGTTCCTTGCGGTCGGACATTTTCCGTCCCTTCTCAGTTCCTTTCTATATTTTGATTTCAGCTTTATGGTTTGGATGCTTCTTGCCGCGTTAAGCGTGTTTATCACAGAAGAATTCGGATTAGGTCCTGCTCAAAAGGGGATGCTGGTTTCCATTCCTTTACTGGGAGGAACATTGCTGAGGATCCCAATGGGACTGCTGTCGGATCGATTCGGATCTAGGATCGTTGGTTTGTGCGGAATGGCAGTGACAATGGTCACCTTAGTCTTGGGTTGGCAATTTGCGAACACCCTCCCCTTAGTCTTACTGATCGGACTTCTTTTAGGAAGCGCCGGTGCGAGTTTTGCAGTCGCACTTCCTCTTGCGAGCAGATGGTATCCTAAAGAATATCAAGGTTTAGTAATGGGTATTGCGGGAGCGGGCAATAGCGGCTCCGTATTAGCAACCTTATTCGCTCCAGATCTAGCAAGATCTTTCGGTTGGCATTTTGTATTCGCCTTAGCTCTGATCCCGATGAGCTTTGCTTTCGTTTTCTTTTTAACGTTTGCCAAAGATTGTCCGGGAACTACTTCAAAAAAACCTTTATTACAATATCTTGCACCGATTCGCTCTAGAGATGCTCTTCTGTTTTGCCTTCTCTATAGCGTAACATTCGGAGGCTTCGTAGGCCTAACAAGTTTTCTTCCAATCTTCTTCCATGATCAGTATTATGTGGATAAGGTAACTACCGGACTCTATACTTCTTATTGCATCTTTGGAGCAAGCTTAGTCAGACCGGTCGGTGGATACTTAGCGGACCAGTTCGGAGGAGTTCCCATTCTTCTCTTTGTATTTGGCGGAGTAGCTACTTGCCTACTAGCAATCTCTTGGCTGCCTGGTATAGTTTTCATTCTTCCGATCTTCATCATTCTTATGGTCTTCTTAGGAATAGGTAACGGTTCCGTATTTCAATTGGTCCCTATGAGATTCCGCAAAGAGATCGGTATCATCACAGGCTTTATCGGAGCGTTCGGTGGCTTGGGCGGGTTCCTAGTTCCGAATCTTCTTGGAGGAATGAAAGCAGTCTCCGGAAGCTTCTCCTTCGGATTCGTCGTTCTTGCTATAGTTGTAACGATTGCTGCTCTTCTTCTATTCGTCATGAATACTTTCGTATGGGAGAAGGCAGAAGATTCAAGGCTACTGGAACTTGAGTCGGCATAG
- a CDS encoding argininosuccinate synthase, with the protein MATQKSIKKIVLAYSGGLDTSVILTWLKETYGCEVVAFTADVGQKEELTGLEEKGIKTGASKVYIEDLRLEFARDFIYPAIQGNAIYEMRYLLGTSLARPLIAKAMVEVGKKEGADAFAHGATGKGNDQVRFELAFKSLAPEKEIIAPWRTWNFGGRADLIEYAKSKGIPVPVTASKPYSMDRNLMHISYEGGILEDPYREPNEDMFLLTVSPEKAPDAPEYLELDFIEGNCVAVNGKKLDPYEVVDTLNTIGGKHGIGRVDIVENRLVGIKSRGVYETPGGTILFHAHRDLESITIDRDTQHHKDKLSAEFAELIYNGHWFSPRMAAVRAFISETQRYVTGTVKVKLYKGNCIVVGRKSQVSLYNPEMATFEKEELYNQKDAEGFINLYGLPAKEAARLRKK; encoded by the coding sequence ATGGCGACTCAAAAGAGCATAAAGAAAATCGTATTAGCATATTCGGGCGGATTGGATACCTCCGTAATTCTCACTTGGTTAAAAGAGACCTACGGTTGCGAAGTAGTCGCCTTTACGGCCGATGTGGGCCAAAAAGAAGAGCTTACCGGCCTGGAAGAAAAAGGCATCAAGACCGGTGCTTCTAAAGTTTATATCGAAGACCTTCGTCTTGAATTCGCCAGAGATTTTATCTACCCTGCCATCCAAGGAAATGCGATCTATGAGATGAGATACTTGCTCGGGACCTCTCTTGCCAGACCCTTGATTGCAAAAGCAATGGTAGAAGTCGGTAAGAAAGAAGGAGCCGACGCATTCGCTCATGGCGCGACCGGCAAAGGAAACGACCAAGTCCGGTTCGAGTTGGCCTTTAAATCCTTGGCTCCTGAAAAAGAGATCATCGCTCCATGGAGAACCTGGAACTTCGGAGGAAGAGCGGACCTGATCGAGTATGCCAAATCAAAAGGCATCCCTGTTCCGGTCACTGCATCCAAACCTTACTCGATGGATAGAAACCTAATGCATATCTCTTATGAGGGTGGAATTTTAGAAGATCCTTATAGAGAGCCGAACGAAGATATGTTCCTTCTTACTGTTTCTCCGGAGAAGGCTCCGGATGCTCCTGAATACCTTGAGCTGGATTTTATAGAAGGAAATTGCGTCGCAGTCAACGGAAAGAAACTGGATCCATACGAAGTTGTAGACACGTTAAACACCATAGGTGGCAAGCACGGGATCGGAAGAGTTGATATAGTGGAGAACCGTTTGGTCGGGATCAAATCCAGAGGAGTTTATGAAACTCCTGGTGGCACAATTCTTTTCCACGCTCATAGAGATCTCGAATCCATCACAATTGACAGAGATACTCAGCATCATAAGGACAAATTGTCTGCTGAGTTTGCAGAATTGATCTATAACGGACATTGGTTCTCTCCTAGAATGGCTGCGGTGCGCGCATTCATTTCAGAAACACAAAGGTACGTAACAGGAACTGTAAAAGTAAAACTATATAAAGGAAACTGCATCGTAGTAGGAAGAAAATCCCAAGTTTCCCTTTACAATCCGGAAATGGCTACCTTCGAAAAAGAAGAACTATATAACCAGAAAGACGCGGAAGGTTTCATTAATCTTTACGGGCTTCCGGCCAAAGAAGCGGCGAGGTTACGAAAAAAATGA
- a CDS encoding nucleoside-diphosphate kinase encodes MARTFIMIKPDGVKNKHVGDILQRIEKEGFKILGLRYLKLSLEDAKQFYKVHSARPFYNDLCSYMSSGPIVAAALERDNAVQHWRDVIGATDPKEAAAGTIRALFAESKEANAVHGSDSDDNAALEISFFFKGNELF; translated from the coding sequence ATGGCTAGAACATTTATCATGATCAAACCCGACGGAGTAAAAAACAAACATGTCGGTGATATTCTGCAAAGAATCGAAAAAGAAGGATTCAAGATCTTAGGACTTAGATATCTCAAACTTTCTTTAGAAGATGCAAAGCAATTCTATAAAGTGCATTCTGCTCGCCCTTTCTATAACGACCTTTGCAGCTATATGTCCTCCGGACCTATCGTTGCAGCGGCATTAGAAAGAGACAACGCTGTTCAACATTGGAGAGACGTGATCGGAGCTACCGATCCTAAAGAAGCTGCAGCAGGCACTATCCGCGCTCTATTTGCAGAAAGCAAAGAAGCAAATGCTGTACACGGCTCCGATTCCGATGACAACGCAGCACTAGAGATCAGCTTCTTCTTTAAAGGAAACGAATTGTTCTAA
- a CDS encoding nitrate reductase has translation MNPKTSFATTCSYCGVGCGVLIHRETEKSFLVEGDPNHPANKGMLCSKGMNLHHTVMDRSDRIQFPLSRNLKTGQLERTNWDKALSEIAIRFQQLIRDHGPDSVGFYVSGQLLTEEYYVINKLTKGFLGTNNIDTNSRLCMSSAVVGYKLSLGEDSVPISYEDIELADCFLIAGANPAWCHPILFRRIEARKNSDPNVKLIVVDPRKTESCEDADLHLQIIPGTDVALFNAIARRLIETDSIDIPFIEAHTEGFNELKERVLSITMEEYSEACGVPINKIESAAGMIANSKGFLTLWAMGLNQSVVGVNKNLALINLNLITGKIGKPGSGPFSLTGQPNAMGGREVGGLCNLLPAHRNLADENHRKEVADFWGVDSVRDKPGYSATEMFEHLSTGKMKAVWIVCTNPTVSLPDARTVEAGLRNAELVVVQDISAKHESIPFAHYVLPAAGWSEKQGTMTNSDRRITYLPKVFDPPEEARADTWIIVDFAKKMGFAPSFDYKDEEDVFLEHCRLTRGTNIDIGGLDYSILKERRSVQWPFPDKGHGGTPRLFADGRFYRPNGKAKLHSVEPQDQSEKTSPEFPLILTTGRIRDQWHTMTRTGKVRKLKEHKKEPYLEIHPTDAKSRGISEGDIVEIKNERGNVRVKATLTDTIRLGTVFLPMHWGRNNGNDEARANNLTSSRFDPLSKQPGFKISAVQVSIYKKQKEKILIIGGGNGTLAFLRKYRALAPDDEITVLCKEEYPFYNRILLPDLISGEKDFSQLSGVSEEEISSWNVDVKSSTSVAQIFPEGKKVKDVEGNLYSYNKLIVATGSRPSIPKYIPDQMIGIFSLRSKNDADRIKGFFVPNTHALIVGGGLLGLELAAALKSLNVDVTVVVRTDRLMSKQLDPISGEILKEEIEKRGIRVLFNTEISKVSGTERLETVKFKDGTVLHPDGIVYAMGTVTNFELAKDANLNCKSGILVNDFLQSSDPDIYAIGEVAEHSSGMYGTVAATEEQAEIAAWHIYGYKFGSYSGSMHSNLLKIPGLELVSLRLPDTPMDELTADYEEITFLDRRRGRYKKCILKGDRLVGAILVGDKSEFAEFKGMISSGIELGDKRDRLLSGSSPLKPPIGALVCSCNGVGRGNIEQEIQNGVHTVQAIGASTGAGTGCGSCRPEISKILKESGVLSGT, from the coding sequence GTGAATCCAAAGACCAGCTTTGCTACCACTTGCTCTTATTGTGGAGTCGGCTGCGGCGTATTGATCCATAGGGAGACTGAAAAGAGTTTCTTAGTAGAAGGGGACCCAAACCATCCTGCTAATAAGGGAATGCTTTGTTCCAAAGGAATGAATCTCCATCATACGGTGATGGATCGAAGCGACCGAATTCAATTTCCTTTATCAAGAAATCTTAAAACAGGGCAACTAGAAAGAACAAATTGGGACAAGGCTTTAAGCGAGATCGCGATTCGTTTCCAACAACTGATCCGTGATCACGGTCCTGACTCGGTAGGGTTTTATGTTTCGGGACAACTTCTAACCGAAGAATATTATGTAATCAATAAACTCACGAAAGGATTTTTAGGAACAAATAATATAGATACAAACTCCAGACTCTGCATGAGCTCCGCAGTGGTCGGTTATAAATTGTCTTTGGGTGAGGACAGTGTTCCTATCTCATACGAAGATATAGAGCTCGCGGATTGTTTTTTGATCGCTGGAGCAAATCCTGCTTGGTGTCATCCGATCCTCTTCAGAAGAATAGAGGCCCGAAAAAATTCCGATCCTAATGTGAAGCTGATCGTAGTGGATCCAAGAAAAACGGAGAGCTGCGAAGATGCAGATCTTCATCTTCAAATCATTCCCGGAACTGATGTTGCCTTATTCAATGCAATTGCCAGAAGATTGATCGAAACCGACTCGATCGATATTCCATTTATCGAGGCTCATACAGAAGGATTCAACGAACTGAAGGAAAGAGTTCTCTCCATTACAATGGAAGAATATTCGGAAGCATGTGGAGTCCCCATCAATAAGATAGAATCAGCTGCGGGGATGATCGCGAATTCAAAAGGATTTTTAACTCTCTGGGCCATGGGCTTGAATCAAAGCGTAGTAGGAGTGAATAAGAATCTCGCATTAATAAATTTGAATTTAATTACGGGCAAGATCGGTAAGCCCGGTTCCGGTCCCTTCTCCTTAACAGGCCAACCAAATGCGATGGGTGGAAGGGAAGTCGGAGGACTCTGCAATCTTTTGCCTGCGCATCGAAATCTGGCGGATGAAAATCATCGTAAGGAAGTCGCGGATTTTTGGGGAGTAGATTCCGTTCGAGACAAACCAGGATATTCCGCCACTGAGATGTTTGAACATCTTAGTACTGGCAAGATGAAGGCAGTTTGGATTGTATGCACGAATCCAACTGTCAGTCTACCTGATGCACGTACAGTAGAAGCTGGACTTAGAAATGCAGAGTTAGTCGTAGTGCAAGATATATCTGCAAAACATGAATCCATTCCGTTTGCTCATTACGTTCTTCCGGCGGCCGGTTGGTCTGAAAAACAAGGTACGATGACGAACTCAGATAGACGCATAACGTATTTGCCTAAGGTCTTTGATCCTCCTGAAGAAGCTAGGGCAGATACTTGGATCATCGTGGACTTTGCAAAGAAAATGGGATTTGCTCCTTCTTTCGATTATAAGGATGAAGAAGATGTCTTTCTAGAGCATTGCAGATTAACTCGAGGCACTAATATAGATATTGGTGGTTTGGACTATTCCATTCTGAAAGAGAGAAGATCTGTGCAATGGCCTTTTCCTGATAAGGGCCATGGAGGAACTCCTAGATTATTTGCCGACGGAAGATTTTATCGTCCGAATGGAAAGGCAAAGTTGCATTCAGTCGAACCACAGGATCAATCCGAAAAGACGAGTCCTGAATTTCCTTTGATCCTAACTACTGGAAGGATCCGTGATCAATGGCATACGATGACCCGAACAGGAAAGGTGCGTAAATTAAAGGAGCATAAAAAAGAGCCTTATTTAGAGATCCATCCGACAGATGCGAAGTCTAGAGGTATCTCAGAAGGAGATATAGTAGAGATCAAAAATGAGAGAGGCAATGTTCGAGTTAAGGCTACTCTCACTGATACGATACGATTAGGGACAGTATTTCTCCCTATGCATTGGGGCAGAAATAACGGAAACGACGAAGCAAGAGCGAATAACTTAACTAGTTCTCGTTTCGATCCTCTATCTAAGCAGCCAGGATTCAAAATTTCTGCGGTTCAGGTTTCTATCTACAAGAAGCAAAAAGAAAAGATCCTGATCATCGGCGGGGGAAATGGGACTCTTGCCTTTTTACGTAAGTATAGGGCTCTCGCTCCGGACGATGAGATTACAGTTTTATGTAAGGAAGAATATCCGTTTTACAATCGTATCTTATTGCCGGATCTAATCAGTGGCGAAAAGGATTTCTCCCAGTTGTCCGGTGTAAGCGAAGAAGAGATCTCTTCTTGGAACGTGGATGTAAAATCTTCTACCAGCGTCGCTCAAATCTTTCCGGAAGGCAAGAAAGTGAAGGATGTAGAAGGTAATTTATATTCTTATAATAAATTGATCGTTGCCACTGGAAGTCGTCCTTCTATTCCAAAATATATTCCGGATCAGATGATCGGAATTTTTAGTCTTAGATCCAAGAATGACGCAGACAGAATCAAAGGATTCTTTGTGCCGAACACTCATGCTTTGATCGTAGGCGGTGGTTTGCTAGGATTGGAATTGGCAGCTGCATTAAAATCTTTGAATGTAGATGTAACTGTGGTCGTAAGAACGGACAGATTAATGTCCAAGCAGCTTGATCCTATTTCAGGAGAAATATTAAAAGAAGAGATCGAAAAGAGAGGGATTCGAGTTTTATTCAACACGGAGATTTCTAAGGTATCCGGTACAGAAAGATTGGAGACGGTGAAATTTAAGGACGGAACCGTCCTGCACCCTGATGGAATCGTTTATGCGATGGGAACCGTTACGAATTTTGAATTGGCAAAGGATGCAAACTTGAATTGCAAGTCGGGAATTCTTGTGAACGATTTTCTTCAATCGAGTGATCCGGACATTTATGCGATTGGAGAAGTAGCCGAGCATTCCAGCGGAATGTATGGAACAGTGGCTGCCACAGAAGAGCAGGCTGAGATCGCGGCATGGCATATATATGGATACAAATTCGGTTCTTATTCAGGATCCATGCATTCGAACTTATTAAAGATTCCTGGATTGGAGTTGGTGTCCTTGCGGTTGCCGGATACTCCTATGGACGAGTTAACTGCGGATTATGAAGAGATCACTTTCTTAGATAGAAGAAGGGGCCGTTATAAGAAATGTATCTTGAAGGGAGATCGATTGGTCGGCGCAATTCTTGTAGGAGATAAATCAGAGTTCGCCGAGTTTAAAGGAATGATATCTTCCGGCATAGAGTTAGGGGATAAAAGAGATCGGCTCTTGTCGGGATCTTCTCCACTCAAGCCTCCGATAGGTGCGCTCGTCTGTTCTTGCAATGGAGTAGGAAGAGGAAATATAGAACAGGAGATTCAAAACGGAGTCCATACTGTCCAAGCAATCGGTGCAAGCACGGGTGCGGGAACAGGATGCGGTAGTTGTCGTCCAGAGATCTCGAAAATATTGAAAGAATCTGGGGTTCTTTCAGGAACTTAA
- a CDS encoding ACP S-malonyltransferase, translating to MTVANFLNEAKAQGNKLFLQFGGQGSPWLKELSKIYESEPSLKELFDTAFTALKEELPGLDKNIISQGYDFESWIKNPESAPDENYLSSATVSIVGIFLTQTANYVSLTHKGFTTSELLANSIGASGHSQGIVPAVLVSLGKEGADFYKEYAKFVKFILYLGYRAQQLYGIFNPSEEVLKGNEEIGDKQPAPMVAVIGYSAAELSERVEKINSELGLSGDKAIYVSLFNTPDSNIISGNPEVLLSFRKKFKAEMDEKKVKFVYLRTTAPFHCPVMDGAENTVPKDMERIGFSYKGSDLKIPVYSIFDGRNYQNESDVSLPLFREVLIKALHWNKATAAFVNTPKVVGIDFGPSVVSQKLTQANLGTSENKIYSTSSPKDIKVLLA from the coding sequence ATGACAGTGGCAAACTTTTTAAACGAAGCGAAAGCTCAGGGCAATAAACTATTTCTGCAATTCGGCGGCCAAGGATCGCCTTGGTTGAAAGAACTCTCGAAAATCTACGAATCAGAACCTTCTTTAAAAGAATTATTTGATACTGCCTTCACAGCTCTGAAAGAAGAGCTCCCTGGATTGGATAAGAACATCATTTCCCAAGGTTACGATTTCGAATCCTGGATCAAAAACCCTGAATCCGCTCCGGATGAAAATTATCTGAGCAGTGCTACGGTTTCCATCGTTGGTATCTTTCTCACGCAGACGGCAAATTACGTCTCTTTAACTCACAAAGGTTTTACTACATCCGAATTACTTGCAAACTCGATAGGCGCTTCCGGCCATAGCCAAGGAATCGTTCCTGCTGTACTGGTTTCTTTAGGAAAAGAAGGCGCAGATTTCTACAAAGAATATGCAAAATTCGTAAAATTCATCCTTTATTTAGGCTATAGAGCTCAACAACTTTACGGTATCTTCAATCCTTCCGAAGAAGTACTAAAAGGAAACGAGGAAATCGGAGACAAGCAACCGGCTCCTATGGTTGCAGTCATCGGTTATAGCGCTGCTGAACTTTCCGAAAGAGTAGAAAAGATAAACTCAGAGCTCGGACTCTCCGGAGACAAAGCGATCTATGTTTCTCTCTTCAATACTCCTGACTCCAATATCATATCCGGAAATCCGGAAGTTCTTCTTTCATTCCGTAAGAAGTTCAAAGCTGAGATGGATGAGAAGAAAGTAAAATTCGTTTATCTTAGAACCACTGCTCCTTTCCACTGCCCTGTTATGGACGGAGCGGAGAACACAGTTCCAAAAGACATGGAAAGAATCGGATTCAGCTATAAAGGTTCCGATCTGAAGATCCCTGTTTATTCTATCTTTGATGGAAGAAACTATCAGAACGAATCCGACGTTAGCCTTCCATTATTCAGAGAAGTTCTGATCAAGGCTCTGCATTGGAACAAGGCAACCGCAGCCTTCGTTAACACTCCTAAAGTAGTAGGCATAGATTTCGGACCGAGCGTAGTTTCTCAGAAACTCACTCAGGCAAACCTGGGAACTTCCGAAAATAAGATCTACAGCACTTCCAGTCCAAAAGACATCAAAGTCCTTTTGGCTTAA
- the coaD gene encoding pantetheine-phosphate adenylyltransferase has protein sequence MTRIAVYPGSFDPLTRGHLDILQRSLGLFDKVIIGVAVNSNKALLFSIEERIDFIREATEGWANLEIDTFEGLTVDYCKKRGAKSIIRGLRAVTDFDYEYAISLMNRKLAPEVETIFLMSSNDYSFVSSTIVKEVARHGRDVSAQVPEHVSKALLNKLSKGK, from the coding sequence ATGACTAGGATTGCAGTATATCCCGGGTCCTTCGATCCGTTGACAAGAGGACATTTGGACATTCTCCAAAGGTCTCTCGGACTTTTCGATAAGGTCATCATCGGAGTAGCAGTGAACTCTAATAAAGCCCTTCTCTTTTCCATCGAAGAGAGAATAGACTTTATCAGAGAAGCGACCGAGGGATGGGCCAATCTAGAAATAGATACATTCGAAGGCCTGACTGTGGACTACTGCAAAAAAAGAGGAGCAAAAAGCATTATTCGAGGATTGAGAGCCGTTACGGATTTCGACTATGAATATGCAATTTCTCTAATGAATCGCAAATTGGCGCCCGAAGTAGAGACCATCTTCTTGATGTCCTCCAACGATTATTCTTTCGTGTCTTCTACAATCGTAAAAGAGGTCGCTCGCCACGGAAGGGACGTGTCCGCGCAAGTTCCGGAACACGTAAGCAAGGCTTTATTGAACAAATTATCCAAAGGCAAATAA